One Oncorhynchus kisutch isolate 150728-3 linkage group LG11, Okis_V2, whole genome shotgun sequence genomic region harbors:
- the LOC109899327 gene encoding gamma-soluble NSF attachment protein-like, whose translation MAAKINEAHDHIAKAEKYLKTSFMKWKPDYDSAASEYSKAAVAFKNAKMLEEAKEAYLQEAEAHTNNKTLFHAAKALEAAGMMLKDMQRIPEAIQYIERASMMYVENGTPDTAALALDRAGKLIESQDLAKAVDLYQKAASVFENEDRLRQAVEMLGKASRLLVRQHKLDEAAVSIQKEKNMYKEIENYPTCFKKTIAQVLVHLHRNDFVAADKCVRESYSLPGFSGSEDCIALEQLLQGYDEQDEDQVHCVCNSPLFKYMDNDYAKLSISLRVPGGGKKKAPASAADAGEGAEAGEADEDEYAGGLC comes from the exons ATGGCTGCGAAAATCAACGAGGCGCACGACCACATTGCCAAGGCTGAAAAATA TTTAAAGactagcttcatgaaatggaagCCTGACTATGACAGTGCTGCATCAGAGTACTCAAAAGCAG CTGTTGCCTTTAAAAATGCCAAGATGCTTGAAGAAGCGAAGGAGGCGTACCTGCAAGAGGCAGAGGCACATACCAACAACAAAAC ACTTTTCCATGCAGCCAA AGCACTTGAGGCAGCTGGTATGATGCTCAAG gaCATGCAGAGGATACCAGAGGCTATCCAGTATATTGAGAGAGCAAGCATGATGTATGTAGAGAATGGCACACCAGACACTGCAGCCTTGGCCCTCGACAGAGCTGGAAA GCTAATCGAATCACAGGATCTAGCAAAAGCAGTGGATCTGTACCAGAAAGCTGCATCAGTGTTTGAG AATGAAGACCGTCTACGTCAAGCTGTAGAGATGCTGGGGAAAGCATCAAGACTTCTCGTCAGGCAACACAA GCTTGATGAAGCAGCAGTGTCGATTCAGAAGGAAAAGAACATGTATAAAGAAATAGAGAATTACCCAACGTGTTTTAAG AAAACCATTGCCCAAGTGCTAGTCCACCTTCACAGAAATGACTTCGTAGCAGCAGATAAATGTGTTAGAGAGAGTTACAG TCTGCCAGGCTTCAGTGGGAGTGAGGACTGTATTGCCTTGGAGCAGCTCCTGCAGGGCTACGATGAGCAGGATGAGGACCAAGTGCACTGCGTCTGTAACTCGCCCTTATTCAAGTACATGGACAATGAT TATGCAAAGTTGTCCATCAGCCTGAGGGTTCCAGGGGGGGGTAAGAAGAAGGCTCCTGCTTCAGCTGCCGATGCTGGGGAAGGAGCGGAGGCAGGGGAGGCTGATGAGGATGAGTACGCTGGTGGGCTATGTTAG
- the LOC109899326 gene encoding twisted gastrulation protein homolog 1-A-like translates to MKSTQFLLSTALIFLLSGLSMITACNKALCASDVSKCLIQELCQCRPSDGNCSCCKECMLCLGTLWEECCDCVGMCNPRNYSDTPATSKSTVEELYRPIPSLFRALTEGEAPINMMVVSFPVAEELSYHENLVSFLETLEDQHQNVSLTGNSIHTSYDNTQSTEDNMCTVVYFDDCVSIRQCKQYCESMGGSKYRWFHNACCECIGPECLDYGSKTVKCMNCLF, encoded by the exons ATGAAGTCCACTCAATTTTTACTATCCACTGCACTTATTTTCCTTCTATCTGGACTTTCCATGATTACCGCCTGCAACAAGGCTCTCTGTGCCAGTGATGTCAGCAAGTGCCTCATTCAG GAGCTGTGTCAGTGCAGGCCCTCTGATGGGAACTGCTCATGCTGTAAGGAGTGTATGCTCTGTCTGGGCACACTGTGGGAGGAGTGCTGCGACTGTGTAG GGATGTGTAACCCCAGGAACTACAGCGATACTCCGGCTACCTCCAAGAGCACGGTGGAGGAACTCTACCGACCCATCCCCTCACTGTTCCGTGCCCTCACCGAGGGCGAAGCACCTATCAACATGATGGTAGTATCCTTCCCCGTGGCTGAGGAACTATCTTACCATGAGAACCTGGTGTCTTTCCTGGAAACTCTGGAGGACCAGCACCAAAATGTCTCCCTGACCGGGAACAGTATCCACACCAGCTACGATAACACCCAAAGtactgaag ATAACATGTGCACTGTGGTGTACTTTGATGACTGCGTGTCCATCCGCCAGTGCAAGCAATACTGCGAGTCCATGGGGGGCTCCAAATACCGCTGGTTTCACAATGCCTGCTGTGAGTGTATCGGCCCAGAGTGCCTCGACTACGGCAGCAAAACTGTCAAGTGTATGAACTGCCTGTTCTGA